In the genome of Phlebotomus papatasi isolate M1 chromosome 2, Ppap_2.1, whole genome shotgun sequence, one region contains:
- the LOC129801013 gene encoding general odorant-binding protein 66-like — translation MACNATNVDAKNCVPPNKVNPKDCCHFPRPVDDDHFHKCVEEFGKQSRRNLEAIESGGPERGCCVSECIVNSTGAVTDGKIDVSKVKEMMKEAAGDVHEWEAVVDQTAEKCLAELDTKTEEFEKIMSLPPLNPDDRQCHPKYGYLMGCFMKELYQNCPESVFKSDNPECEELKGYLNDCPYPKKKLELTEEE, via the exons ATGGCATGCAAT GCCACAAATGTCGATGCAAAGAACTGTGTTCCACCGAATAAAGTG AATCCCAAGGATTGCTGTCACTTCCCACGTCCTGTCGATGATGACCATTTCCACAAATGCGTTGAAGAATTCGGTAAGCAATCCCGCAGGAATCTGGAAGCTATTGAGTCCGGTGGTCCCGAGAGAGGATGC tgCGTCTCTGAGTGTATCGTGAACTCTACGGGAGCTGTTACTGATGGAAAGATCGATGTGAGTAAGGTGAAGGAGATGATGAAGGAGGCAGCAGGAGACGTTCATGAATGGGAAGCAGTAGTTGACCAAACTGCAGAGAAATGCTTAGCAGAGTTGGACACCAAAACCGAGGAATTTGAGAAGATCATGTCCCTTCCACCCCTTAATCCAGATGACAGACAATGTCACCCCAAGTATGGCTATCTCATGGGATGCTTCATGAAAGAACTGTACCAGAATTGCCCAGAAAGTGTCTTTAAAAGTGACAATCCCGAATGCGAAGAGCTCAAAGGATACCTCAATGATTGTCCATACCCTAAGAAGAAGCTCGAATTAACCGAAGAGGAATAA
- the LOC129803917 gene encoding uncharacterized protein LOC129803917, with protein MKHEYETVTRFKKRERTQNWTFSEKKFLLDLCRRDMKIIENKRLDSALIALKNRAWRLIHQRFASTFGPDRNCNRLKEQFRRMKALSRSEILDYSHRLSRFGQDVADRKRPSAFSFEIWEFMQEAKKVCKAESMDNVDYSKMESSLERDDFDNSNSSNQEDDSLCTTIMNKTSQNMDMCEVQIKEEPGSDVECISNPSNPSESPKRVDNQLMDRDMPATDLSNISATINTVNLMENIIPRDRAIQTDSSSRSDFNMREFYEMQVREHTLRMDILKLQFETAKYNRDIAKLNMNLTIKAMQNNKG; from the exons ATGAAGCATGAATATGAGACGGTGACACGTTTCAAAAAGCGCGAGAGGACGCAAAATTGGACGTTTTCGGAGAAGAAGTTCCTCCTGGACCTATGTCGCAGAGATATGAAGATCATTGAGAATAAGAGGTTGGACAGTGCTTTGATTGCGCTGAAGAATAGGGCATGGAGGCTAATTCATCAGCGCTTTGCGTCGACTTTTGGGCCTGATCGCAACTGCAATCGGCTGAAGGAGCAATTCAGGAGGATGAAGGCTCTGTCGAGATCTGAAATTTTAGACTACAGCCATCGACTGAGTCGCTTTGGACAAGATGTTGCAGATAGGAAGCGTCCTAGTgccttttcttttgaaatttggGAATTTATGCAAGAAGCTAAAAAAGTCTGCAAGGCTGAATCCATGGACAATGTAGACTATTCAAAGATGGAATCATCGCTGGAGAGGGATGACTTTGACAACAGCAACAGTAGCAATCAGGAGGATGATTCTCTCTGCACAACAATTAT GAACAAAACTTCCCAGAATATGGACATGTGCGAAGTTCAGATTAAGGAGGAACCTGGATCAGATGTCGAATGTATCAGTAATCCTTCCAATCCATCCGAATCCCCGAAGCGTGTCGATAATCAGCTAATGGATCGCGACATGCCAGCCACTGATCTCAGCAACATTTCAGCGACTATCAATACCGTCAACCTCATGGAGAACATCATCCCGCGCGATCGAGCCATCCAGACTGACTCATCATCCCGTTCGGACTTCAACATGAGAGAATTCTATGAGATGCAAGTGAGAGAGCATACCCTCAGAATGGACATCCTGAAGCTTCAATTTGAGACAGCGAAGTACAATAGGGACATCGCGAAGCTGAACATGAACCTCACGATCAAAGCTATGCAGAACAATAAGGGCTGA
- the LOC129803916 gene encoding general odorant-binding protein 66-like has product MKVILFSSVFALIALDLVLANPCAKPPPADVKQCCEFPMPLEGALVESCINQYGAQSMRVIQSILTGGPPRGACVAECLSNATGMVNGVDVNVDLLVAGFKMAADGKPEWVPIIESSIPECAGMVKAMAPELEKASKLPPLDPADPICSGGPGFMLFCAVKTLFQSCPAKYFKSTPECNELKTYANTCPLGF; this is encoded by the exons ATGAAGGTGATTCTCTTCAGTAGTGTTTTTGCTTTAATTGCCCTGGATTTAGTCCTGGCCAATCCCTGTGCTAAACCTCCCCCAGCTGATGTCAAGCAGTGTTGTGAATTTCCAATGCCTCTCGAAGGTGCTCTTGTTGAATCCTGCATAAATCAATACGGGGCCCAGTCGATGAGAGTGATCCAATCAATTTTGACTGGGGGACCTCCTCGTGGAGCG tGCGTCGCTGAATGCCTGTCCAATGCAACTGGAATGGTCAATGGTGTTGATGTGAATGTCGACTTGCTTGTGGCAGGATTTAAAATGGCAGCAGATGGAAAACCAGAATGGGTCCCCATCATTGAGTCTTCAATACCAGAGTGTGCTGGAATGGTTAAGGCTATGGCTCCAGAGCTAGAGAAAGCATCTAAACTTCCACCACTCGATCCTGCTGATCCCATTTGCAGCGGTGGTCCCGGATTTATGCTCTTCTGCGCAGTAAAAACCCTCTTCCAG AGTTGTCCAGCAAAGTACTTCAAATCAACTCCAGAATGTAATGAACTTAAGACGTATGCTAACACCTGTCCTTTGGGATTCTAA